GTGCCTGTGTTTTGCTAATGGATTCTAGCTTACTCCATAAGGTTTCGATGCTTGACGAAACCTTGTTTCTATCGTGATTACGCTTCCGTATCATTTGGTAACCAGAGCCGGGATTCGCCCGCTCAATGGGAGACGATTCAGTGGACGAAATCACTATCACCAACTTCGCCGACGCTGGTTGTGCGATTAAAGACATTCAGAAGTATTTACAGGATCATTCGAAACTTGTAGCTGACCAATTCGAAATCTTCCGACAGCAGACACAAGATTTTGTGAGAGAATCAGTGCAAGATGCAACAGAGGAAATTCGACAATTAATTTTGCAGATGAACGTAAATCCAATAGGAGATGCTCATCGCACCAACGGATTTGCCGGAGGTCGTGGACATCGCCGAGAACGCCACATGGGAATTGATGATCAACGCGCTATGGGATTCGCCCGTAGACGTGGCCATCAACAAGGAGGTCGACGTATCGAAGGGTTTGAACGTGACCAAGACTTTGAAGAAACCGCACAACGAGAACTCATTGAATTTGCCAACTTCAATGAAAGGGAACCTACTTATCAACGATGTCAAGGAGGCGAAGACTTTAAGATTAAGGCTGATATCCCTAACTTCACTGGAAATTTAAATGCTGACGAGTTCTTGGATTGGCTAATGGAAGTTGAGAGGTTATTTGAGCTTATGGGAATCGCTGCAAACAAGCGTGTGAAGTATGCAGCTTATAAACTAAAAGGTATTGCAGGGCATTGGTGGTAGCAAATACAAGAAGAGCGATTCGAGTCAGGCTTGGCTCCAATTGTAACCTGGGACGTTATGAAGATGCTCTTGGAAAAAAGATTTCTACTAGATGATTATGAGCAAACATTATTTGAGCAGTACCAAGAGGTTTCTCAAGAGAACAGATCAGTCCAGGACTTCACAACCGATTTCTATCGGCTTGTAGAACGAAACAAATTGACAGAGACTAAAGCTCAACAAGTTGCAAGATATATACGGGGATTAAATCCTCAAATTCAGGACAAAATTGGGTTGCTTACATTCAAGGATGTTGGAGAAGCTCACAAAATGGCCTTGAAAGCTGAAAAGCTTGCAAAAAGCACCATTGCAACAACAAATAACAGACGGAGCTGGAATGACACAGCAACTTTCAGCAGAACCAAAGAAAGCATTGCAACCAAGCCTCTTAGTATTTCCAACAAACCCATAGAGGTGGCAGCAAGGTCAGCAGTCAGACCAAAAGGTCTTCTCAAAGTAGTACAAGTAACTCAGACCCGTACGCTAGGCCTCGTTTGAATACATGCTTTAAATGCAGCAAACCAGGGCACATCTCCAGTCAATATCCTCTACGGCAAACTGAAAAGGCTGAAAGGACTGAAAAGCGTCTTGTTAACTTCATAGAAGGAGATGATGAACAACACGAAGAAGAAGAAGAAGACGAGGTGGTGGAGGAAGCAGAAGAATATTCTGGTGATGACAGGGAGTACAATTTAGTTACTCAACGGCTTGTTAACTTCATAGAAGGAGATGATGAACAACACGAAGAAGAAGAAGAAGACGAGGTGGTGGAGGAAGCAGAAGAATATTCTGGTGATGACAGGGAGTACAATTTAGTTACTCAACGGCTGTTGTGTTCAACAAAACAAGAAAACCAGCGACATAGTATCTTTCGGAGTACATGCACTATCAAAGAAAAACCTATGTCATTGATAATAGACAGTGGAAGTTGTGAGAACTTCGTCTCAAAGAAAGTGGTGGAACACTTCAACCTTCTTACTATGAAACATAGAGCTCCATATGCCATTGGATGGATCAAGAAAGGCCTAGAAGTTCGCATCACCGAAACATGTAAAGTGTCAATTTCAATTGGGAAATTCTATCAAGATGAAGTTGAATGTGACGTGGTAGACATGGACGCCAGCCACGTACTTCTAGGCAAACCATGGCAGCATGATGTCAACACTATCCACAATGGAAGAGAAAACACAGTATCGTTCATATGGGAAAAACACCATATTACTTTGAAGCCTAAGACCAAGCCTACAAATCTGGTTTCACCAAAAGAGTCTAACTTTCTTATTGTTGCTGAACCTTGTGAAAAGGTGGAAGAACTTGTGAAGGATGCAGAAGCTATTTATCCTTTGGTGGTTAGGGAAGTAATGGTGGCTGAGGACAACAAAGAGGAGAAGAAAATTCCAAAAGAAGTCCAGCAATTACTGCAGGATTTTGAAGAATTATTGGCTGATGATCTTCCAAATGAACTACCTCCTATGCGAGATATCCAACACCAAATCGATCTTGTCTCTGGAGCTAGTTTACCTAACCTCCCTCATTATCGGATGAGCCCTAAGGAGAACGAGATACTTAAAGAGAAAATTGAAGAGTTGCTACGAAAAGGACACATTCGAGAAAGCATGAGCCCTTGTGCAGTGCCTGTTTTGTTAGTACCAAAGAAGGATAGGAGCTGGAGGATGTGTGTGGACAGCCGTGCAATCAACAAGATCACAATAAAATATCGGTTTCCGATTCCTCAACTTGAAGATATGTTGGATGTCCTAGGTGGCTCAGTAGTATTCTCTAAAATTGATCTGAGAAGTGGATATCATCAAATTCGAATCAAACTAGGCGATGAATGGAAGACGGCATTCAAAAGCAAAGATGGGCTTTACGAATGGTTAGTCATGCCGTTTGGATTATCTAATGCACCTAGTACTTTCATGAGAGTGATGAATCAAGTCCTGAAGCCTTATATTGGGACATGTGTGGTAGTATACTTTGACGACATACTAATCTACAGCAAGAGCAAGGAAGAACACTTGCAACATCTGCGTAAAGTTCTTGAAGTTCTCCAAGAAAATAAGTTGTACGTGAACTTGAAGAAGTGCAGTTTCATGACCAAGAAGCTTCTGTTTTTGGGTTATGTGGTTAGCTCAGAAGGTATAAATGTTGACCAAGACAAGGTGAAAGCAATTCAGGAATGGCCTACACCTAAAACAGTTGGTGACGTACGAAGTTTTCATGGATTGGCAACCTTCTATCGCCACTTTGTGCCAAATTTCAGTGCTATCACTGCACCAATAACCGAATGTATGAAGAAAGGCAGATTTCAATGGGGTGAAGAACATGAAAAGAGTTTTGCCATGATTAAGTACAAGTTAAGCACAGCACCGGTACTAGCTCTGTCTGATTTTGACAAGATTTTTGAGATAGAAACTGATGTTTGTGGGGTAGGAATAGGGGCTGTCTTATCTCAAGAAAGGAAACCAGTGGCGTATTTTAGTGAGAAGCTTAATGAAGCTAGGCAAAAGTGGAGTACATACGACCAAGAGTTCTATGCAGTTGTTCGGGCCTTGAAACAGTGGGAACATTATCTTGTGCAGAGGGAATTTGTGCTATACACTGACCATCAAGCCTTGAAATACATCAACAGTTAAAGAAGTGTGAACAAAATGCATATCCGGTGGGTTACTTTCCTACAAAAGTTCCCTTTTGCGATCAAGCACAAGTCTGGAACACTTAACCGTGTTGCAGATGCGTTAAGTCGAAGAAGTCAACTATTGGTTACACTTTCTCAAGAGGTTATTGGTTTGAATTTTGTAAGAGCTTTATGAGGAAGATGAAGACTTCAAAGAAATTTGGGCCAAGTGTGTGAAGCAAGAACCCTGCAACGACTTCTTCATCAAAGAAGGTATCTTTTTCAAGGAAACAGAATATGCATACCAAGGTCTTCACTTAGAGAGATGTTGATTCGAGAATTACATGGAGGAGGCTTAAGTGGACATCTAGGCAGGGATAAAACTATAGCGAGTCTGGAGGAGAAATATTATTGGCCTCAGCTGAAACGAGAAGTGGGAAACATCGTCCGTAAGTGTTACATCTGCCAATCTTCTAAGGGACGATCTGAAAATACAGGACTCTATATGCCTCTGTCAGTACCTAAGGGAATTTGGGAAGACCTCACCATGGACTTCATATTAGGGTTACCTCGGACACAGCGAGGAGTTGACTATATATTGGTGGTGGTGGATAGGTTTTCAAAGATGACACACTTCATACCATGTAAGAAGACATCTGACGCTTCTCACATTGCAAGATTGTTCTTTAAAGAAGTGGTCTGTTTGCATGGAGTGCCTCAGTCTATTACTTCTGATCGAGACACCAAGTTTCT
Above is a window of Fragaria vesca subsp. vesca linkage group LG7, FraVesHawaii_1.0, whole genome shotgun sequence DNA encoding:
- the LOC101300012 gene encoding uncharacterized protein LOC101300012; its protein translation is MGDDSVDEITITNFADAGCAIKDIQKYLQDHSKLVADQFEIFRQQTQDFVRESVQDATEEIRQLILQMNVNPIGDAHRTNGFAGGRGHRRERHMGIDDQRAMGFARRRGHQQGGRRIEGFERDQDFEETAQRELIEFANFNEREPTYQRCQGGEDFKIKADIPNFTGNLNADEFLDWLMEVERLFELMGIAANKRVKYAAYKLKDDYEQTLFEQYQEVSQENRSVQDFTTDFYRLVERNKLTETKAQQVARYIRGLNPQIQDKIGLLTFKDVGEAHKMALKAEKLAKSTIATTNNRRSWNDTATFSRTKESIATKPLSISNKPIEVAASKPGHISSQYPLRQTEKAERTEKRLVNFIEGDDEQHEEEEEDEVVEEAEEYSGDDREYNLVTQRLVNFIEGDDEQHEEEEEDEVVEEAEEYSGDDREYNLVTQRLLCSTKQENQRHSIFRSTCTIKEKPMSLIIDSGSCENFVSKKVVEHFNLLTMKHRAPYAIGWIKKGLEVRITETCKVSISIGKFYQDEVECDVVDMDASHVLLGKPWQHDVNTIHNGRENTVSFIWEKHHITLKPKTKPTNLVSPKESNFLIVAEPCEKVEELVKDAEAIYPLVVREVMVAEDNKEEKKIPKEVQQLLQDFEELLADDLPNELPPMRDIQHQIDLVSGASLPNLPHYRMSPKENEILKEKIEELLRKGHIRESMSPCAVPVLLVPKKDRSWRMCVDSRAINKITIKYRFPIPQLEDMLDVLGGSVVFSKIDLRSGYHQIRIKLGDEWKTAFKSKDGLYEWLVMPFGLSNAPSTFMRVMNQVLKPYIGTCVVVYFDDILIYSKSKEEHLQHLRKVLEVLQENKLYVNLKKCSFMTKKLLFLGYVVSSEGINVDQDKVKAIQEWPTPKTVGDVRSFHGLATFYRHFVPNFSAITAPITECMKKGRFQWGEEHEKSFAMIKYKLSTAPVLALSDFDKIFEIETDVCGVGIGAVLSQERKPVAYFSEKLNEARQKWSTYDQEFYAVVRALKQWEHYLVQREFVLYTDHQALKYINS